A single region of the Corallococcus silvisoli genome encodes:
- a CDS encoding helix-turn-helix transcriptional regulator, protein MTTPHENLLGIFLKDRRAKLDPVAFGFGSTRRRTRGLRREEVAQRANVSATWYTWLEQGRGGAPSADVLERVARALMLTPAEREHLFLLAQRRQPEVRYQEPGSVTPRLQRVLDSLEFSPAYVKTSAWDVVAWNRAAVAVLTDYAALPPGQRNILRLLFRDPHVRARPVHWESHARLAVAAFRLETARAGAHENARALVDELCRSSADFAAMWFDNDVSAHGEGTKYVEHPRVGTLALDYSSFAVDNQPDLGLVIYTPVTPDDMERVRSLVLG, encoded by the coding sequence ATGACGACACCCCACGAGAACCTGCTTGGAATCTTCCTGAAGGATCGCCGCGCGAAGTTGGATCCGGTGGCCTTCGGCTTCGGCTCGACGCGAAGACGGACGCGAGGCCTGCGGCGGGAAGAAGTCGCCCAGCGCGCCAATGTGAGCGCCACCTGGTACACGTGGCTCGAACAGGGCCGGGGCGGAGCCCCCTCGGCGGACGTCCTCGAGCGGGTCGCCCGCGCGCTGATGCTGACCCCCGCCGAGCGCGAACACCTCTTCCTCCTGGCCCAGCGCCGTCAGCCGGAAGTGCGCTACCAGGAGCCCGGGAGCGTCACGCCGCGGCTCCAGCGGGTGCTGGACTCACTGGAGTTCAGCCCGGCCTACGTCAAGACCTCCGCATGGGACGTCGTCGCCTGGAACCGCGCCGCGGTGGCGGTGCTGACCGACTACGCGGCGCTCCCGCCCGGGCAGCGGAACATCCTGCGCCTGCTCTTCCGCGATCCTCACGTTCGGGCCAGACCCGTGCATTGGGAGAGTCACGCGCGCCTGGCGGTGGCGGCGTTCCGGCTGGAGACGGCCCGGGCTGGGGCCCATGAGAACGCTCGGGCGCTGGTGGACGAGCTGTGCCGTTCGAGCGCCGACTTCGCGGCGATGTGGTTCGACAATGACGTCAGCGCCCATGGCGAAGGGACGAAGTACGTCGAGCACCCGCGGGTCGGCACGCTCGCGCTCGACTATTCGTCCTTCGCGGTCGACAACCAGCCCGACCTTGGGCTGGTCATCTACACGCCCGTGACCCCTGACGACATGGAGCGGGTCCGGTCGCTCGTCCTGGGCTGA
- a CDS encoding SDR family oxidoreductase: MRVFLTGATGFIGSAIVRELLANGHQVLGLARSDEAASKLAKEGAEALRGELSDTSGLAAAARACDGVIHTAFIHDFSAYVAAAETDRRAVEALASALEGSGKPFVSTSGTALLGPGQLRTEADAPLPESPRAAAEKLVLASAGRGVRASVVRLPPSVHGAGDHGFVPALIATARRKGFAAFVGEGANRWPSVHRLDAARLFRLALEKAAPGTPLHATAEEGIPMRDIAGTLGEGLGIPVRGITADEAPAHFDWMAAFVAIDNPTSSARTRDAMGWQPRESGLLKDMRDSGYFTP, encoded by the coding sequence ATGCGGGTGTTCTTGACGGGAGCGACGGGCTTCATCGGCTCGGCGATCGTGCGCGAGCTGCTGGCGAACGGGCATCAGGTGCTCGGGCTGGCGCGCAGCGACGAGGCGGCCAGCAAGCTGGCGAAGGAGGGAGCCGAGGCGCTGCGCGGCGAGCTGTCGGATACCTCGGGGCTGGCCGCCGCGGCCCGGGCGTGTGATGGGGTGATTCACACGGCCTTCATCCACGACTTCTCCGCCTATGTGGCCGCCGCGGAGACGGACCGGCGGGCGGTCGAGGCCCTGGCCAGCGCGCTGGAGGGTTCGGGCAAGCCCTTTGTCTCCACGTCCGGCACCGCGCTGCTCGGGCCCGGCCAGCTCCGCACGGAGGCAGACGCGCCGCTGCCTGAGAGCCCTCGCGCCGCGGCGGAGAAGCTCGTCCTGGCGTCGGCCGGTCGCGGCGTGCGGGCCAGCGTCGTGCGGCTTCCGCCCTCCGTGCATGGCGCGGGCGACCACGGCTTCGTGCCCGCGCTGATCGCCACGGCCCGTCGCAAGGGCTTCGCCGCGTTCGTGGGTGAAGGCGCGAACCGCTGGCCATCGGTCCACCGGCTGGACGCGGCGAGGCTGTTCCGGCTGGCGCTCGAGAAGGCCGCTCCCGGCACGCCCCTGCACGCCACGGCGGAGGAGGGCATCCCGATGCGCGACATCGCCGGGACCCTCGGTGAGGGGCTGGGCATTCCTGTCCGTGGCATCACCGCGGACGAAGCGCCCGCGCACTTCGACTGGATGGCGGCCTTCGTCGCCATCGACAACCCCACCTCCAGCGCCCGCACCCGCGACGCCATGGGCTGGCAACCGAGGGAGTCGGGGCTCCTGAAAGACATGCGAGACAGCGGATACTTCACCCCGTGA